A stretch of DNA from Yoonia sp. G8-12:
GCACAAAGGGCTGCAAACCGCAAAAAGCCGCCGTTGGCGTCGTAGAGACGGCCCAAACCGGTCATTCACGGATCGCTCGGCGGATGGCTGCTTCCAGCCTAAGCTCGGTCATTCATGCAAGATACAGCATCCGGTTCGCTGCGGGCTGCAAGAACGATCTCCAGTGGACACTGAATGTTCACATGTTCTAACGGGTAGGAGAGGCGTCCGGCTTAGCGATTGCAGGTCGGGTCCCGGAAGAATGACCATAACTTCGGTCCCGATTTTTAACCAAGGAATCTGTCGACATGCCAACAATCACCGAGATGGAACTTCCAAAGCCCAAGAACTGGCAAGAATTCGAGCATATGGTCTGCGACGCTATGGCCCAACGCTGGCGGAGCTCTGGGTTGCAGATGTACGGTCGGCCGGGTCAGACCCAGAACGGCGTAGACATCAACGGTCCAGACGAAATCGGTCGTCAAGTTGGCATCCAGTGTAAGCGCTACGAAGATGTCCCCTCAATCAAACTAATCCTCACCGAGATCGCCAATGCGGAGAAGTTCACTCCGAAACTTTCAACATTATATATCGCCACGACGGCAGACTACGACTCGACTCTACAATCATCCGTACGAACGTTGTCCGATGAACGCGTATCCAAAGGCGAGTTTGCAGTCTCTTTGCTCTTCTGGGGCGATATAGTGCGCGGATTAATTCTCAACCCAGCGATTTTGTCTGCACATTACCCTAATATTGTCCTGCGAGCTAATGGCCGAGCCGATCCTGACCGTAACCTTGCTGCATTGGAGCTCGGATTTTACTGCGGCGATCTGTGGGATTTCGTCCTCCTTGTACATGGGGAGTTCGGATGGATGGCACAAGTTGACCCTGACAGCCTTACCGCGACCTTGCGCATGCTAGAGAGACGCGCAGTGCAGTTGCTATCGACAGAGGAATCCGAAGGGCTCATCGCGTCCTTAAGGGCAGTGCGGGAAGGGTGCCTTTCGCCCAAGAGCAGTAAAAGCGATTGGCATTTGGTTGAACAGCACGCGAAACGCGTTGAATCACGCACGGTCGCAGCGAAGTCTCATCTCGAGGGTGACGAAGCGCGGTGGCTAGCGCTAGCCTGCCAATTGGGCAGGATCTATGCCCATAGCAATGAACTGCCCGAAGAACAGATACGCATCGACATCGAAGCGAAAGTCCTGAAGCTCCTTCCGCTGAGACGCGACGTGGTAAAAGCCAGGTTCGATCAAGCTGCAATGCTGTCCGATGGATATGCGTGGGCTGATCGCATCTACGGATTTCTTGTCAATGAGTTGCTCTGGGCTTAAAAGGTGGCCTCCTGAGAAAGCTGCTCTTGGGCCAGAGAGCAGTGAAAGTCGGCTTCCCGCCCTTGGTGTTTTTCGCTGCAGCTGCGAAGCGCACAAAGCGGACCTTGACGCTTCGAGAAAGAACGGCAGCAAAGTCCCGCCCAGCAGTCCTTGACGCTTCACGGTGCCAATGCCCGCTATCTGGCCCTGTCGTAGGTAGAAGGGGCCCGAAGGCCCCCTCTGCGGGTGTAGCGGGAGTACCGTTTCCCAGTCGTGCGGGGCAGGGAAACAGCTAGAGGTATTGGTAGTCTATCCCGTTCGCCTAGTTGATCTCGGGGCTACGCTTGATAGTGCACCCAGTATGCCAGAGAGCCACAGAGCGGGTCGCTGGTGAGCGAGGTGGGGTGTGGTGGATGGGGGTTGTGATGGTACGTGCAGGCGGCCCTCTCTGGGCTGCTCTGGAGGAGACTTGGGGTGGGGGAGAGGTGGTGGTATTACTGGTCGCCAGGCCTCTTCCTAGGGGGTGGGGTAATAGGTATAAGTAATGGAGAAGGGTAATGGAGAGAGGGAGAGTCTATCCCCCTAATCCATCCCCCCCGAATAGAGAGAAGGGGAGTAGCAGAGGTAGCGATGGTAGGAATATTCGACCCTTGGCATAGCAGGCCCATCGACGTTCACCGCTGGTCAGATCACCCTGAAGTCGCAGGCTTGGTGGAGCGGATCTGGGCAGAGCATTTCCCTGATGAGGAGAAGTCCAAGCCCGGTCCGAAGCCCAAAACCCCCTTCAAGGACCAGCTCAAGATACTACTCCTGGACTGCTACGTGGCTTGGCTGGAAGATACGGAACTGAGCATTGGGGTATCGATGAACGTCAACGCCTATGACACCGGCTCCCGCTATAACGCCCTGCACATCAGCAAACATATTCTCCAGGTGATCAGGAAGCTCATTGACGTGGGCCTGCTAGACGTCGCCAAGGGTTCCTACAGCGGGGCAGGGTCTGGGGGGAACAGAACAACTCGGATAAGGCCCTCAGAGGCGCTACAGGCGCTGTTCCAAGCCACACAGGTCACCCGCGATGACATCCGCCGCATTGAGACTGAGGAATGCATCATCCTCAGGGGTGCTGATGATCGGCTGGTCGAGTATGGGGATACCGAGGAGACCAACCGCCAACGCGATGAGCTAAGGGCGTATAACCGGGTGCTGGCAGCCAACTACATCGACCTCCCCGAGCTTGAAGAGCCGCAACTGGTGACGGGGCAGGACCGAGGCAAGGATACCGTCCAGCGCTTCGGGCCTCACTACCACTTCCTCCGCCGCGTCTATAGCCGGGGTGACTGGGGCTGCAACGGTCGGTTCTATGGCGGCTGGTGGCAGATGGTGAACTCAGCCCACCGCCAGACCATCCTGATCAATGACGTCCCCACGGTCGAGGTCGACTTCAAAGGACTGCACGTGCAGATCCTTAGCGCTGAGCAAGGTGTCGAGATCGAAGGTGACCCCTACGAACTGCCGCAAGGCTCAGTTCCGGGAACGCCACCAGTCCTGCAAAGAGCGCTGGTTAAGAAGCTCCTGCTCACCGCTCTCAACGCTCAGGACAAGCAGTCAGCCTTTCGATCTTTCCGAGGTGAATGGCCTGAGGGGCATATGGGAAAGGGCATGACCAACAAGGACCTTGAGCAGCTCGTCCAGGCCTTGATTGCCAAACACCCCCACCTCGAGACCTGCATCTTTACTGACCAAGGCATTCGGTTGATGAACGTTGACAGCAAGATCGCTGAGCGGGTCCACGGCTACTTCACAGCCATCGAAGTCCCGGTTCTTTCGGTGCATGACAGCTTCATCGTTGACTACGCGAGGGTTGGAGAGTTGCAGCGGGTGATGGCCGACGCCAGCGAGGCGGTGGTTGGCCGACCGCTACCTGTGTCGGCGAGTGGCGTGGGGCTAGATGAGGTAGAGCCTGAGCAGCGCGACGACTTGAAGCAATGGCGAGACGAGAGGGTTGTTCGGACTGCTGGCTATCAGGCGCGGCTGGCGGCTTGGAGGGCGCAAAATAACATTTTGGAAGCCTAGCACCAAGTCCTGTGCTTGGCAGTGAACCACATTCTGCCCTCCCGCTCCACCCGCAGACTAAAGCCAGCCAGCCATTTGCGCTCATTGGCAAGGGTTTAGCAGAGGTGTTCCGTTAAGCTGCCCGAGCAAAAAAGTTTGGTGTAGGTCTGGGAGGCAAGCTGACCGTCGCTGCGTCACGCGTCAAGGTTGGCTATGGTCAGGAAACGGTTTCCGCCAAGGGTCAACATTGGTTTGAAACAAGAAGAATGGTCAACCTGGAAGACAACTACATTTCCGCTTCCGTCACGGCCGCTGTCGATAATGACAGAAGGTAGCTAAATTTGTTCTGGTAGCTGACACAGCGGATCACTATTTTGGAATTGGTATTAATTATGCTGCTATGGGCCAGACCTTCACAGCAGCCTAGGATTATATCATGAGACATGGCTACGAAGAAATTCTCCACAACGCAGCTCAGGAAGTCGATTATGTCGCGGACTTCTTAGACGACCTAAAAACGGTTGAGGAAACACGGAAACTGTGGCGCGCTTGGTCTGGGGTTCTGGATCACTATGTAAAGGCGGTCTCCGCTCTGCGGCGTGCAACCGATCAAGGGAAATCAAAGGGTTGGTCAGATAGTTTGCTAGCCGATCAGAAAAGCGATCCTCTGCTTCAATATGCGTTTCAGTCACGGGACCATGCATCCCATGTTTTTGAAGATAAACGAGAGGCAATACCACGGGCGGTCTCCATTGGAGGTATGATTTCCCTATCGGGTAATTCAAGTGTGACCCTTTTAAACAATAGAGTGGTGGGTTCAGACGGAAGCGTTCGCAAGCTTCCTGATGGCACTCTGAGCACGAAGGACGGCCGATATGATGCGGGCTCTATCCCCATAGACGCCGTCAATGAGCACGCTCACTTCGTTGTTTTGAAGGGTGTGAAAACGCGTAGTGGTGTCTGGTCCGTACCCAATCCAGAGACAGATCCATCAAATCAGGCAATAGAAATTGCTCAGCACGTTTCTGATTGGCTTAAAGCTAGGTTAGCAGAGGCTACCGAAATGGCGAAGGCGGAAAAAGAAAAATAATGAGTGCTGCTTTTCCGGTAAACTCATATTTGCTGTAATCACAGGGCACGAACATTCTGCCACACTCGCGATTCAACCAGTGTGCCTACTTAGCGCTGGAAGCAGTCACTAGAAATATGTTGCTCGAACGGCCGCTATGGACCATGAGCAGACCTTAGCCCGCTAAACCATCCCCCAGCAAACCGAGAAAGCCTCCGTATCTAAAACGATACCAACCAAAAGAGGATTTCCAATGCGTATCCAGGACTACCAAGACCTTAAAGAAGGAGACATCGTCGTCATCGCGGCCTTCGATGGTTGGCCAGAACACCTATTCGAGGTCGACCAAGTCTTTGATGACAGCGTCAGCGGTTACTCAATCACCGGCCCGTTGGAGGGGGTCTACGGCGAGCCAGGGTTCGAGATGATCCTGAGAATCCATTTTCGGGCGAAAGAGCAATAGTTGGGGCAACGTTTGGGGGCACTCTCGTAGCGCCTCAAGCAGCCTACACCAATACCCCTATGAAGAGCCGATCAACGAAACGATGGAGGAGGAAAGCTGGCTGGGATGGTAGGATTCGAACCTACGGTACACTGTACCAAAAACAGTTGCCTTACCACTTGGCTACATCCCATCAGCGAGGGGCTAGATACTGCGAAGGCGGGATTGGTTCAAGCCCGTTTTGCAAAGAAATGTGGCTATTCTTTCAGGTTGTCCTGACGCAACAAATCTTCGGCGATTTCTTCCTGCCGTTCGGCCTCTACAATCCGGTCCAATGCAGCACTTTCGCTGGCCTCAACCGCTTCGACCTGCGTGCTTTCCTGTAGCTGCTGAGGCAGTGCTTTGGCCTCGCGTGTCAGCTGAATCGCCTGTGTTGCATCGGGGATAACGATGCCAGCGGCCTGTATAGCAAGCTTAACTTGCCGCAGCGCTTCGCCCTTTGCGCGCACAATGGATGTTTCATTCTGATCGACCCAACCGGTCACAACAAGTTCGACACCTGCGGTATGCAACGCTTCGATCCATGTTTGGGCGGCAGGCTCGGTCAGGATAAAAGGCAGGTCCTGAACGGTTTGTTCCACGAGTGTGCGCGCCGCCTGAAGGTCTGTATCGCGCTCAACCATGATTGAGAACATGAACCGGCGCTCGGCGTTTTGGGTGTAATTGATGATCCGGCTCTTGAAGACGGATGAGTTGGGGATTCGGATGTGGTTGCCATCAAAAGACAAAAGAATCGTGGCGCGACTGGTCAGCCTGATCACCTTGCCGATATCGCCGTTGATTTCGACCGTGTCATTGGGCCGGAACGGTTGGCGAAACGACAACATGACCGAGGCGATAAAATTCTCCACCGTGTCACGCACGGCAAAACCCAACGCCAGACCGATGATACCCGCAGCACCAAGAATCGTGCTGAGCAGGGCAGTCGCGTTCACGATATCAAGCGCGATGACGATCCCGAAGATCACAAAGGCAATCCGCAAAAGCTGGCGGTAAATTTCTGCAATGAAGGTATTGGGCGCGAGCCGTTCCCAAGGTTGGCGCATACGCGCAAGGGCAAAGCCAAAAAAGACGACAAGCGCAAAAACCGCACCGGCAATCAGCGCCAGCGGGACGAAGGCAATGAACTGGTCCAGACGTGCCCTGAACCGGTCAATCGCGGGGTTGATCCGGTCACCGATGTCGGTGGTCTCGCTCACCTGATTGCGCACGGCCACCACGCCTTGGACACGGGCCGCGAGCGGGTCAAGGGCGACCGCCTCAACAGTCGAGGGTGTCGTACCCCGCAGGGTGACGACACCTTCGCTGACAGTCACGGTAACATCGTCATAGTCGCCCAATTCGCCAAGGATTTCACGAATACGCAGCGCGATGGCCGCGTCTTGCTGTGCCGAGGTTTCGGTGGCGATCGTGCCGGTTGCTTCTTGGGCGGCGGCGGGATGTGCAAACGCAAAAAATAGAGCAAAGATCAAAAATACGCGCATGCAGTGAACCCCTTAGGCAATGAGACCTTATAGCAGCGAAAACGGCCCTGTCACACGCGCAACGGGTCTGCCTTGGCCAGCGCGTCGAACGCCATCAAGCTTTTGATCACAGCATCCATTTGATCCAGCGGGATCATGTTTGGCCCGTCAGAGGGGGCGTTGTCGGGGTCTTCATGCGTCTCGATGAACACCGAAGCAATTCCCAAAGACACCGCCGCCCGCGCCATCACAGGCGCGAA
This window harbors:
- a CDS encoding mechanosensitive ion channel domain-containing protein → MRVFLIFALFFAFAHPAAAQEATGTIATETSAQQDAAIALRIREILGELGDYDDVTVTVSEGVVTLRGTTPSTVEAVALDPLAARVQGVVAVRNQVSETTDIGDRINPAIDRFRARLDQFIAFVPLALIAGAVFALVVFFGFALARMRQPWERLAPNTFIAEIYRQLLRIAFVIFGIVIALDIVNATALLSTILGAAGIIGLALGFAVRDTVENFIASVMLSFRQPFRPNDTVEINGDIGKVIRLTSRATILLSFDGNHIRIPNSSVFKSRIINYTQNAERRFMFSIMVERDTDLQAARTLVEQTVQDLPFILTEPAAQTWIEALHTAGVELVVTGWVDQNETSIVRAKGEALRQVKLAIQAAGIVIPDATQAIQLTREAKALPQQLQESTQVEAVEASESAALDRIVEAERQEEIAEDLLRQDNLKE